The Methanoculleus marisnigri JR1 genome window below encodes:
- a CDS encoding DUF4013 domain-containing protein: MDVVRLISESFGYAKDAIWGRWVRWLLLLVSTIIFPFMYGYTVRVMSGTKPAPELEGWIGLFVDGIKLIVITIVYAIPLMVLTVLPFLMYFIPVSATVTPAGSGPEPLLSPELAIFAALAILIIFILAAVIIGILSTFAAVRFARTGKMREAFRIRTLLTHIGTIGWIRCFIALLVMIIVIAIVEFVLALIPLIGPVLLFLLTPAFIIFSARYVALLYESAPAPV, from the coding sequence ATGGATGTCGTCCGATTAATCAGCGAGTCCTTCGGTTACGCGAAGGACGCTATCTGGGGGAGATGGGTCCGCTGGCTCCTTCTGCTCGTCAGCACGATCATATTTCCGTTCATGTACGGCTACACGGTGCGGGTCATGAGCGGCACAAAGCCCGCCCCGGAACTCGAAGGCTGGATCGGGCTTTTTGTCGACGGCATCAAACTGATCGTCATCACGATCGTCTACGCGATCCCGCTCATGGTCCTCACCGTCCTTCCCTTCCTGATGTACTTCATCCCGGTCTCAGCGACGGTAACCCCGGCGGGATCCGGCCCCGAACCGCTTCTGAGCCCGGAGCTGGCCATCTTCGCAGCCCTCGCCATCCTTATCATCTTCATCCTTGCAGCCGTCATCATCGGGATCCTCTCGACGTTTGCGGCGGTCAGGTTCGCCCGGACGGGGAAGATGCGCGAGGCCTTCAGGATCCGCACTCTCCTCACCCACATCGGCACGATCGGGTGGATCCGCTGCTTCATCGCCCTCCTCGTCATGATCATCGTGATCGCGATCGTGGAGTTCGTTCTTGCCCTGATCCCGCTCATCGGCCCGGTCCTCCTCTTCCTCCTCACGCCGGCGTTCATCATCTTCTCCGCCCGCTACGTCGCCCTCCTCTACGAGAGCGCCCCGGCGCCGGTATAA
- a CDS encoding 2-isopropylmalate synthase, with protein MIVLFVEPIRFFDTTLRDGEQTPGVSLTPAGKLEIATHLADVGVHVIEAGSAAASVGERESIRAIADAGLAAECCTYVRALPGDIDLAADAGADSVHLVVPVSDLHIAKKLRKTREQVSEMAWSAVEYAKERGLVVELSGEDASRADQDFLAEVFREGVERGADRLCFCDTVGLLTPERAAAIIPPLLFAPLSIHCHDDLGFGLATTVAALRAGATCAHVTVNGLGERAGNTSLEELVMALEVLYGVDTGIATEELYPLSTHVARLTGVPLATNKPIVGEMAFTHESGIHAHGVMRDASTYEPLQPERVGRRRRIVLGKHSGSAAVEAALHDMGYAPSAAQLKEIVDRIKRLGDAGMRITDADIMAIADTVMEIEFTPCIELRQFTIVSGSNAIPTASVTMLVRGEEITGAAVGTGPVDAAIRALQRSVADVGSVRLDEYSVDAITGGTDALVDVSVKLSKDGKTVTSRGARTDIIMASVEAVIAGMNRLLREEHEDRSQDSD; from the coding sequence GTGATTGTTTTATTTGTTGAACCGATTCGCTTTTTTGACACAACCCTACGGGACGGCGAACAGACACCGGGTGTCTCTCTCACGCCGGCCGGGAAACTTGAGATTGCAACGCACCTCGCCGACGTCGGCGTCCACGTGATTGAAGCAGGCTCAGCCGCCGCGTCCGTCGGAGAACGCGAGTCGATCCGTGCCATCGCCGATGCCGGGCTTGCCGCCGAGTGCTGCACCTACGTCCGGGCGCTCCCCGGGGATATCGACCTTGCCGCCGACGCCGGTGCCGACTCCGTCCACCTCGTCGTCCCGGTGAGCGATCTCCATATCGCGAAAAAACTCCGTAAGACCCGCGAGCAGGTCTCTGAAATGGCCTGGAGCGCCGTCGAGTACGCGAAAGAGCGCGGTCTCGTCGTCGAACTCTCGGGAGAAGACGCGTCACGCGCCGACCAGGATTTCCTCGCGGAGGTCTTCCGGGAAGGGGTGGAGCGGGGAGCCGACCGGCTCTGCTTCTGCGACACCGTCGGGCTCCTCACGCCCGAGCGGGCGGCCGCGATCATACCGCCGCTCCTCTTCGCCCCGCTCTCCATCCACTGCCACGACGACCTCGGGTTCGGGCTCGCGACCACCGTCGCCGCCCTCCGGGCGGGGGCGACCTGTGCCCACGTCACCGTCAACGGCCTCGGGGAGCGGGCGGGAAACACCTCCCTCGAAGAACTGGTGATGGCGCTCGAGGTGCTCTACGGGGTCGATACCGGGATCGCGACCGAAGAACTCTATCCGCTCTCGACCCACGTCGCCCGGCTGACCGGGGTTCCGCTCGCGACCAACAAGCCGATCGTCGGCGAGATGGCCTTCACCCACGAGAGCGGGATCCACGCCCACGGGGTGATGCGGGACGCGAGCACCTACGAGCCCCTCCAGCCGGAGCGGGTGGGGAGGCGGCGGCGGATCGTCCTCGGGAAGCACTCGGGGTCGGCGGCGGTCGAGGCCGCGCTCCACGATATGGGCTACGCCCCGAGCGCTGCACAGCTCAAGGAGATCGTCGACCGGATCAAACGCCTCGGGGACGCCGGGATGCGGATAACCGATGCCGACATCATGGCGATCGCCGATACCGTCATGGAGATCGAGTTTACGCCGTGCATCGAACTGCGCCAGTTCACCATCGTCTCGGGCAGCAACGCGATCCCGACCGCCTCGGTGACGATGCTCGTTCGCGGCGAGGAGATCACCGGCGCCGCCGTCGGGACCGGCCCCGTAGACGCGGCGATCCGCGCGCTCCAGCGATCGGTTGCGGACGTCGGGAGCGTGCGGCTCGACGAATACAGCGTCGATGCCATAACCGGCGGCACGGACGCCCTCGTCGACGTCTCGGTGAAACTCAGCAAGGACGGGAAGACCGTGACCTCGCGGGGCGCGAGGACCGACATCATCATGGCAAGCGTCGAAGCAGTTATCGCAGGGATGAACAGATTACTCAGGGAAGAGCATGAAGACCGGAGCCAGGACTCTGATTGA
- the ilvB gene encoding biosynthetic-type acetolactate synthase large subunit, translating into MKTGARTLIEALQREGVDTIFGYPGGVVLPIYDELYDSSIRHILVRHEQAAAHAADGYARASGRVGVCLATSGPGACNLVTGIATAYMDSIPIVALTGQVPTALLGNDAFQESDITGITMPVTKHNYLVKDAGDLDRVVQEAFYVARTGRPGPVLVDIPKDVSTGQVLEGKPVPETVSLRGYQPTYQGHVRQIEKALDLIATAERPLVYAGGGVVLSGASAELLEFVEAAAIPVTTTLMGLGAVPGDHPLCLGMLGMHGTQSANYAVTECDLLVAVGVRFDDRVTGKIETFAPNAAVIHIDIDPAEIGKNKKVDVPIVGDVKAVLQAFLSRMQKRGDTAAWVSRIGAWKAQYPLGYRDDDHLRPQYVVEQLSEILKGEGIVVSEVGQNQMWTALYYCFKKPRTWITSGGLGTMGYGFPAAIGAHYARPDMPVVDIAGDGSFQMNIQELGTVAQYKIPVKVVILNNMYLGMVRQWQELFYDRRYSYTELPPVDFVKIANAYGVEGLQVDEKAGVREALETALATDGPFVLDFRVEREENVFPMVPAGAAINEMIGVRQQ; encoded by the coding sequence ATGAAGACCGGAGCCAGGACTCTGATTGAAGCGCTGCAGCGTGAAGGGGTGGATACCATATTCGGCTACCCCGGCGGCGTGGTGTTGCCGATCTACGATGAACTCTACGATTCGTCGATCCGGCACATACTGGTAAGGCATGAGCAGGCAGCGGCGCACGCAGCCGACGGTTACGCGCGTGCAAGCGGCCGCGTAGGCGTATGCCTTGCCACCTCCGGCCCCGGCGCGTGCAACCTGGTCACGGGGATCGCGACGGCATATATGGATTCCATTCCGATCGTGGCGCTCACCGGCCAGGTGCCGACCGCCCTCTTAGGGAACGACGCGTTCCAGGAGTCGGACATCACCGGGATCACGATGCCGGTCACGAAGCACAACTACCTGGTGAAGGATGCCGGCGACCTCGACCGCGTGGTGCAGGAGGCGTTCTACGTCGCCCGGACCGGCCGGCCCGGTCCGGTGCTGGTCGATATCCCCAAAGACGTCAGCACGGGCCAGGTGTTGGAGGGAAAGCCCGTCCCCGAGACGGTCTCCCTCCGGGGCTACCAGCCCACCTACCAGGGGCACGTCCGCCAGATCGAGAAGGCGCTCGACCTGATAGCGACAGCCGAGCGGCCGCTCGTCTACGCCGGCGGCGGGGTGGTTCTCTCCGGAGCGTCGGCCGAACTCCTGGAGTTCGTGGAGGCGGCCGCCATCCCGGTGACGACGACCCTGATGGGGCTCGGCGCCGTCCCCGGCGACCACCCGCTCTGTCTCGGGATGCTCGGGATGCACGGCACCCAGTCCGCGAACTACGCGGTGACGGAGTGCGATCTCCTGGTAGCCGTCGGTGTCCGGTTCGACGACCGCGTCACCGGTAAGATAGAGACGTTCGCGCCGAACGCCGCGGTCATCCACATCGATATCGACCCGGCCGAGATCGGGAAGAACAAGAAAGTCGACGTCCCGATCGTGGGCGACGTGAAGGCCGTTCTCCAGGCGTTTTTATCCCGGATGCAGAAGCGCGGCGATACGGCGGCCTGGGTCTCCCGGATCGGCGCCTGGAAGGCGCAGTATCCGCTCGGTTACCGCGACGACGACCATCTCCGCCCGCAGTACGTCGTGGAGCAGCTCTCCGAGATCCTGAAAGGCGAAGGGATCGTCGTGAGCGAGGTCGGGCAGAACCAGATGTGGACCGCGCTCTACTACTGCTTCAAGAAGCCGCGGACCTGGATCACCTCGGGCGGTCTCGGGACGATGGGCTACGGGTTTCCGGCGGCCATCGGCGCACATTACGCCCGGCCGGATATGCCGGTCGTCGACATCGCCGGCGACGGGAGTTTCCAGATGAACATCCAGGAACTCGGGACGGTGGCGCAGTACAAGATCCCCGTCAAGGTCGTGATCCTGAACAACATGTACCTCGGGATGGTGCGGCAGTGGCAGGAACTCTTCTACGACCGTCGCTACTCCTACACCGAACTCCCGCCGGTGGACTTCGTCAAGATCGCGAACGCCTACGGGGTCGAGGGGCTCCAGGTCGACGAGAAGGCCGGAGTGCGTGAGGCGCTCGAGACCGCTCTCGCCACCGATGGGCCGTTCGTCCTGGACTTCCGGGTCGAGCGGGAGGAGAACGTCTTTCCCATGGTTCCCGCGGGTGCTGCGATCAACGAGATGATCGGGGTGCGTCAGCAATGA